A region of the Montipora foliosa isolate CH-2021 chromosome 8, ASM3666993v2, whole genome shotgun sequence genome:
TAATAGAACTTTTACAGAGAAAAAATCCCTGAACAATATCGTGTACAGCGGGATGCACTCCTAGCTCCTGCCTGTGCGATACAGTGACATCTTTCTTTCATCACGTTATCCGACACAAAGAAACAAGACCTACCGGTACGACCGATTCTTTCAGTGCGctgggtacggctacacgtaggctagtTATAATACTGATtcagttgaaaaataatttaaattaaaggaTACCGACAACAATAGAATTCTTGTCCAGAAAGTTATCTGATGTTGATTGATGACCTTGTAATGGCTCGTAATACCATACCCTGTTTATGACAGGTTCTGACCTTGTTTAGGACAGAGGCCAGTAAAATTGTATACCCTGTTCAGGACAGCGAGGCCAAAAAACCCTACCCTGTCCAGTGTCACGTCCCCGTATAGTCCTAATAAGGGAGTCCCCCCCTCCAACCACTGTTCCCTTAGTCGCAGGTTTTTTTTGTTCCTACTAGTGTATTTCGCACTGTTcgctttttaaaaacaattgCACACATCCTGGTATTAAATATAAGGTTTCGTTTTCTTTCATACGTTTCCTGCTCTCGAGGTGGTCAAGAAGTGCACGACCATTCTTTAACGGTCAACTTAACATGTTTAGCTACCTGTTCACGGTGTGGGTTAATTTGTATCATTACTTCTGCTCTTTACAGGAAGCACACACCGAAGTATTTTTCTAGAGATTTTGGCTCTAATAAAAATagttgaaaattatcaacactaTAATATCTTGCCATGCTTACAATGTTACTGATCAAATGTGTTTTGTCATCATTACTCTCCAACTGAAAAAAATTCTACAATACAAAATAAACGTGAGCGCATATTCAGGCACACGCTTGAAGAAACGAGCGACTCTCGTTAAGACCCGTTAGTTTAaggattttgattggctttttgAAACAATACCAAAGGAACGAAAGTAAGACAgactccaacatggcggtgaACTCCAAGCATGCGCAATTCAAGCGGAAGTCCGATAGTCTCGGACTTAGGGATAAGAACTTTCCAGAGTCGCTCGTTTCCCGACAGCTGGACAAGGATAATGGAGACTCTGCGTATGAGATTAAGAATCGTAATGAAGGTCCGCTAGCGCTCAGTGTGTAACCCGCCTTTAAGCACACATTTCGTGATTGAATGAAATTACCGGAAGACATGCTTTCAAATGTGGACAACAATCCTATAATCTGATAAAATTGCGTTCTAAAATCCGTCTTTAATTTTCCTCTTAATACAGGTCTCGTGTAACTTAGGGCTCAATTTTGGTGTGTGACTCCGCTCTGCTGAGAAAAGGCTTGGACTTAGGCTAATGTCCGCTTAATACAATGTGTCCACTCAATACAGGCGAGGTTTCCGCTGTACAGTGAAACTAGTGCGAATTCTCGAGATAGAAGGAAACTCGCAACAGCATGATCAACAGCAACGACAACATTTATTGATTTGATCATTTCAGCTCGAACTGATATCAGCACCAGCACCAGAAATATACTGCTCTtaactttttaaagttattCACCTAAGATGTAAcatcttaaaaaagcaaagaaaaaaaagcaacaatAACTCAAAAATGCCTAGCTACATCAACTAGGAAGCACACCAGGAACCCATCGCTGGGAGCATACAAGTGGCCTTTGTTTATGATTAGACTGAGTTTCCCGCGAATATCCCGCGGGAGCCCCCATGAGCAATCACAAGTATCTGCACGTACAGAGccgccattgtttttgctcattaaaactattgttttgtggcatttTCGTTTCCGTTACCATCCTCGTTGCCCTTATTGGcgggaaaagatagtctaaaaataaaggTCCGTAAAAATACCATGAGATGGGCCCATTTTATTACTGGAGTTGTACGCTCCGAGTACTAGTGATGGAAgcacaaggctgttgcctaacaggagcccggtagcctggggctcccaaagaatagctctgggctccttaatttttcacagcaacacctttcacttcatatgttgggctcctaagttctcagcgtttagctctgagggccctttaaaattttcttaggcagcagccttgaagcACGTTCATTACTTCTAAGTACTGGTGtaatgaataggccatttccgagttgctgtttgtctggctttcgaagtgagtcttggtgctcaactattgaaatggaaattagtttgatttgaataagaatacgcaactcatttgcatttgaatgaTTGTgtaccaggactcgctttgataCTGAGGCATGcagtaactcggaaatgggctattgataACCTTTTAACCGGAAATAACTCTAGTTTTTATACCGGAAGTCTATAGAAATCGCAGGCTTACTTAGACTCGTGGGAAATGTGAAACCTTACTCTTTTGTGTGTCGTGGCGTGCGAGTGAAGTAAAGTTTACTGTTGTGTTTAGTTCAATCTGTGTGATTCGTTGGCCATCGGTACGCAATCTATACAACTAGTAACAAGAAATTACTAGTCTTTTAgctttgaatggttgtgcaaatacttcaacatttgaaaaacaaattactAAAACCTAACCAACGGCGAATCCGTTTCGATTATTGTTCAGTGTTAACGTTGTTTAATGTTGCATTAACTTAGACTACCAAGGCAGAATCATAAACACGCAACTATTAGTAGGAATAAGGGACGACTGAAGGCTAGAGAAACAAATCAAAAGTCAACATCAATTGTCAACAATGCTTTGGGATGTCACTCTCCATATTGTCCACAATGCAATCAAGTGATGTGTTCTTGATCCACCCCGAAGTGGTCCAAAATACTAAACACATATTCATAGCAACAAATCAGTATCTTTTCCTCGGTCAGCTGCATTACATGTGcttaaaaaaattggaaagtcACCAAAAACGAATTCAGGTTTCTTCTACTAAAGAAAGTCACGGCTGCTCAGTTGCTGCTAAATACCATCTATGTCAACGTAGTAACCCCGCTAGCCGTTGACAGGTAGCAAATACCTTCGTTCTTCATCACTGCTCTCATCAGATTCCATTGCATTTGGGCAATTTTTATACGAATTTTCACCGCTGCAATTGTTACTGCCACTCTTGCGGCCTTCATTTTTGCCAACAAGACGGTAAACTATACCAGCTAGCAGAGTCACAAGAACACATGTATTTATGACCATCACCAGCCAAACGAAAATGTTAGAATAGGTACTGTCCAGTACTGAAAACCTCAACACCATAAAAGACATGGACAACACGAGTAAAACCAAGGGTTCAAAGACATTCTCACGGAAAATGCGTTCGAAGATAACTTTTCTGTTGGTCTTGTGCTCGCACGGATCGCATCTGTTTATAGAGACTTCGTCATACGGCTGGAGGCACAAGTGAATGATTGCTGACGTCATCAGAACGAGCCACACTACAAACGTTTGCAAGGTGGACGACGAAGAAATCATCGACAACGCAATGGCGAGAACCAGGCGGCGGAAAAGCATAAAGATCTCGAAGTACTGACGATACTTTGGTTTGTACGGCAAATAGACAGGTCCAAGCCACACGTCAAGTTTCTCTTGCTCTTCAGGAGTCATCGATCTTCTCTTTGGAAAGAAACGAATCAGCACAAAGATGACAATCAAGGGAAACCCAATCACGTAGAACACAACTGAGACAACgccaagggctttcagtttgcTGTAAGAGTGCGAAGTGCATTCTATCCAAGGGGAGTTGGGCATGTAACGAACATCCTGATCTCTGTGACATGGACGTAGAATGGACAGGGACTGCTTCACGATTGGAAAGTAGCTGAAGCTAAGACAAAAGAAGGCGATTTGGCGACATTTGAAATGAACAATTTGCATTCTCCTTTCAGCGGGACGAAATCTATTGTAAATCATCATCGTGATGAAATACACACCCACCATGGCCAAGCACACCGCTGGAAGTAGGAGCAGAAAGGCAAACTTCCCGACTGGAGTGAAAAGAGAAGGCACGTCACAAGAAAGAGAGGGAAAGTATAGGTTCCAATAACTGCTCAAGTAGCTTTGAGCCTTAATAACTCTTTTAGGCCACACGTTGACACTAGATACCATGAAATCCATGGTTTGGATGTAAAACACCGTTATGCTGATTAGGGAGCGAGCAGCCTTTCCTCGGTTACTCATACACAACACGAAAACGACCAGGTTTAACTTGAAAAGCCACGCAGGTAATAACTCCAAAAGCATCATGATTAGCATGAGTAGAAAATGAATTGCAGTAACAACGAACCATTTGATTGGTCGAAGACGAAAATAAAAGTACAACCAGAGAAGAATGAGAAAAGACAAAGTAAAGATAGGAATAAAGATGTAATAGTAAGTTAAATCGCCCTTTTTGCATTTGAAACACAGTCCACCAAGTTTGTAAAACCCTTCTTGACAGCGAGAGCAAAACCTGTCCGTGTTCCCTGGATGGCAGACGCAAGAATGATTGCACGTCGTGGTCAGAGATGACAATAATACGCGGCTCCCGGAGGAGGAATTTGTGTCCTTTGGTGTTGTGACCAGACGACAAGTACAGGAATCTGTAGGGTTGCATGCAGCTGGTACCTTGCACTTGACAAGGTGGGTGGCATTGCTGGGATCTGGTGATGGCCAGTAGCCACCCGATACCTCCATGATGTTTGGACGCAGATCGTCAGCTGCACCGACAGCAAGTCGACGGCAAGTCGCACCACTCATACATTTCTTGCACAAACCATCGCCTCCGTAGAAACCTTCGTCGCAGACGCAATATTTGTATTCGTAAAATGTTGGATCTAAGCGAATGCGTCCATTGTTGAACGTGAGTCGTCCTTCAGGGCACGTATAGTTGACTGCTTGAGGTGGTTTGAACATAGTCAAAAAGTCAGGTTTAAAGACGTTGGATGAAGCGCTTGTCCCAACTCGCATAGAGGGATTTCCAGATATGTCTAAATATTGGAGAGAAACCATGTTTTGAATTCCTGCTGGAAGGCTACCTGTCAAGTTATTCGAGGAGACGTCAAAGTACGTCAAAAACGAAAAATCAGTAAAAAATTTGGGTAAAGCTCCATAAAAGTTGTTATTACTTAAATCACAAGTGGAAAGTCTTTCCATGTACAGCACGTTTGCGAGTAGAGGACTTGTTATGTCGCAAAAGCTTACATTTAGAATTGAGGGGGTATCAacaaagtttcctttttttgaaaaaagttccatgaagcttgaaaaattaattgccaatTTTTTATTCCCTGCCAGAGAGACGTAAGACGCAGAAGAAGCACGGGCTGTATCTGGCCACGCTTTTCCTTCGTTGATTGACTCAAAGTCGTTTTGTGACAAATCGATCATATCGGCTGCCTTCAGCAGCACATCGCCTGGAATATCCCCTTTTAGTTGATTGTTGGCAAGATTTAATATACTTGGGAAATTTTTCCAGTTTGATATATTCCCAGAAATGCTGTTTCCAGGTAAAACTAGGTGTGCTAGTCTTTCCGGTAATACACGAGGCAACGTTCCGGTTAGTTTAACTCCAGATATAAACAACTCTGTTATGTTGGGAATTGCGAATATGTCACTGAGGTTTCCATGCATGTGGCCAGGAGTTATTCGAAGGTCCAAATACCGCAGCTTTTTCAGCCTAGAAATACTCTTTGGTATTTGGCCAATTAGATTGTTTCCTCCAAGACAAAGTACTCGTAATTCTGTCATGTTTCCGATATCCTGTGGTAAGTGACCAGTGAACCCATCGCCGTTCATAACGCAGCCCAGGAAGTTTTGcagatttttcatttttacaatCCCTTCAGGAATATTCCCAGAAATAGAAGCGTCATTGAACACAACGGTCAACAGATTGCTCATATTCGCAAACAGAAAGTCGCTAATGGGTCCTCGAAGAGAAGGGTTCCCTGGTGTGCAGAGAGAAAATAAGTTTCGGATTTTCCATATGTTAGAAGGAAGGAAACCGTTTAGGTTATTGTAAGCCAAGACGATAGTTTTAATGTGCGTTGTATTTCCGTGACAGGTGATACCATACCAGGAACAATGGGATGTGTTATTGGCTGAACTAATCCAGCCGCGTCTTTCGTACCATTCTTGTCCATTTGTTGAAACGTATATATCTATTAGAACTTCTCTTTCCTGTTGTGGTGTGAAAGATGTGTCCAAGCTGAACAGCGGAAACTGTTGAATGCGTTTCAAACAGTCGCGTCCCTCAGTGCTCAGAAACACGTTATGATCTGGAAAAAAATGACAGTTATTCCCAAGTGAAACTTAAAATGCAATCAATGACTCCTCGTTAATTGGAGGTTTCCTCACTGAAACTTTGCAAAGTATTTCACATCTAACAATTAGTTTCCCATCTCGACTCGAGTGCTGTGCGGGTGTGGGAACTATGACCTCGACTACTGAATGAGGGGTGAATAGTGTAACTATTATTCTGGGAAAAGAagccccgggcatttgaacttttgaagattggatcgttcaaattcccgccctcTCGgaccaaaatggtgttcaaatgccctataccctactaaagaagaatcgtcgtcggctcctgccgtctttaataaagaccttttgaagaccttttttgtaagccaatcgctcacaaatgccacatctcttcctttaaactcttccatctcatccaaacacgtgttttataacTGTTAGctacttcggcgcccgaaaaaaagtcatttgaaaCTTCCGGCTCAATCTTCTCCATCGACCCCACTCaagcaaaggtcaaattccccactccccgggcacagaagatagtcaaatgcccaggGTTTACCCGAAAAAATGTGGGGAGATGCTggagtttcgatttgatcggcgcgtTATTTTGTTTGAAATGGCGATGAGGGAAATTAGGCACCAGCGTTTTTGAGCCACagacggcaactggaagtgaggcgttttctcttttttaaaatCCAGCCTACACATTTAAAATACATAACACTTATTAACCCAGAGTGAGGACCATGCTTAGCTgaatgcaaaaacgaatacaaattatcaaaccactgattaagTACCCAAATTGTTTAGCACGACGACAAAGTTAGAGtcttcttttattggtcacgtggccatgggcgtggcataatgacgtcatatttagggtcattggtttacaaaagttggaaagtgaATAAAATAATGTCAAATTCTCttaaattacttaaccattacatccttagcaacgcacccaaAATACACGTCAGTACGCCCTTAAAAGGTATGTTCGCAGGGACTCTTCTCGCCCGTGATTTTTTCGTCCCGTCTCGACTgcctgcccctgggtctccgaggaggTTGTAACTGTTAATTGCATTCGTGAGATAACAAATTTTCATACGAAGTTTAAccacttactaaccgagcgcgagggccgtattTCGCTCGATCCGTActgccatgaccgagggccaatattccccagtaccgCCCGAGaaagctcggttagtaagttgtttattagatggcactctgtttctgatagtaaaacacacttccggtgcaatcaatctttttagctttttatcttttagctttttatccttttagcttttcaatctttttatctttcaatcttttaagcttcttctggtagtttcactgtgaagaatgacaatattcacagtttttttcgctgttttggttgcaaattttgaatttgtcggctttgctccaaaacaaaaatacacagcttggaccgtttccacggaaatggtccgtactgcaaaatcccgaccgagaaagaaccaatcagagcgctgggatttgcccaagactggctttgccatataataaatgagTTCGTTTTGTGGTCCACATGAGAGTGTTCGATCGGAGGACTAAAATTTGGTTCACTGCCGTTTTATttgagagaaaataaaattatccCCTCAGGCAATAAATCAAGGAAATAAAGTGTGTCTTGATTTGCCAAAGTTGACGAGAGTGCAGTTTGGGTTTTTAGTACGATCCTTCTCAATGggcctttttcgatgtattaaaattcagcttgatagtgtggcagtgaggacaaagacaaagaaaagtggatgatatgtaaatatctTCCACATTCATTTCAACGTGTTTCTatcgtttttgtcctcactgcctcactatcaagctgaatatttgatatttcgaaaatggcctattctgaATAACTTCTTGATTGCATGTTTTCTCCACATGACACCTCTAGCACTTCTCCATCGTCAAGTAGCACATTTACACTCTCTATTccgtaacctgcgatcaagcttTATCTTCTTTTCCGCGAGAAACACAAAAGCGGGGACAAAAACAAGATCTCAGGGTGATGCTACAAATTGGTCCTGATAGCGCGCGCGGTATCCATTCTTTTTCTTAGTAACTCGTAAACGTGAAATGTAATTTACAACAACTCGTACAATTGTCCGAACTGACTGCTCGTCCGACTAAAAATAAACTAGAATGCAGTTACTTACTGTAAGTGTCCCTGGGCCACTGTGTCGATACTTTGACCGATTTAGCCTGAACTACCATCGGAGAATggcaaaaaatcacgcataacAGAGCAATCATCCACATCTCAAgttgatgccaggtcaaaagaGCTGGTTTGTTCCACATTTGGCTGTAGTTCCTTCTTATGTCGTAACGTAGTT
Encoded here:
- the LOC138013219 gene encoding putative leucine-rich repeat-containing protein DDB_G0281931, with protein sequence MWNKPALLTWHQLEMWMIALLCVIFCHSPMVVQAKSVKVSTQWPRDTYNHNVFLSTEGRDCLKRIQQFPLFSLDTSFTPQQEREVLIDIYVSTNGQEWYERRGWISSANNTSHCSWYGITCHGNTTHIKTIVLAYNNLNGFLPSNIWKIRNLFSLCTPGNPSLRGPISDFLFANMSNLLTVVFNDASISGNIPEGIVKMKNLQNFLGCVMNGDGFTGHLPQDIGNMTELRVLCLGGNNLIGQIPKSISRLKKLRYLDLRITPGHMHGNLSDIFAIPNITELFISGVKLTGTLPRVLPERLAHLVLPGNSISGNISNWKNFPSILNLANNQLKGDIPGDVLLKAADMIDLSQNDFESINEGKAWPDTARASSASYVSLAGNKKLAINFSSFMELFSKKGNFVDTPSILNVSFCDITSPLLANVLYMERLSTCDLSNNNFYGALPKFFTDFSFLTYFDVSSNNLTGSLPAGIQNMVSLQYLDISGNPSMRVGTSASSNVFKPDFLTMFKPPQAVNYTCPEGRLTFNNGRIRLDPTFYEYKYCVCDEGFYGGDGLCKKCMSGATCRRLAVGAADDLRPNIMEVSGGYWPSPDPSNATHLVKCKVPAACNPTDSCTCRLVTTPKDTNSSSGSRVLLSSLTTTCNHSCVCHPGNTDRFCSRCQEGFYKLGGLCFKCKKGDLTYYYIFIPIFTLSFLILLWLYFYFRLRPIKWFVVTAIHFLLMLIMMLLELLPAWLFKLNLVVFVLCMSNRGKAARSLISITVFYIQTMDFMVSSVNVWPKRVIKAQSYLSSYWNLYFPSLSCDVPSLFTPVGKFAFLLLLPAVCLAMVGVYFITMMIYNRFRPAERRMQIVHFKCRQIAFFCLSFSYFPIVKQSLSILRPCHRDQDVRYMPNSPWIECTSHSYSKLKALGVVSVVFYVIGFPLIVIFVLIRFFPKRRSMTPEEQEKLDVWLGPVYLPYKPKYRQYFEIFMLFRRLVLAIALSMISSSSTLQTFVVWLVLMTSAIIHLCLQPYDEVSINRCDPCEHKTNRKVIFERIFRENVFEPLVLLVLSMSFMVLRFSVLDSTYSNIFVWLVMVINTCVLVTLLAGIVYRLVGKNEGRKSGSNNCSGENSYKNCPNAMESDESSDEERRYLLPVNG